From Cytophagales bacterium, a single genomic window includes:
- a CDS encoding DUF4835 family protein — MKLTKLFLIDCLLPTATANFFIIAYCLLPSANCFPQELNCNIILNTENIQTTEKEIFQDMQAAFWEFMNNRRWTNDIFRPEERINCNLFFTFTDMPSISSFKATVQIQSTRPVYGTGYESILLNFVDKQWSFNYTESQPLEFNENNFTDNITSLLAYYAYIIIGLDYDSFSKLGGSDYYEKALNIVNNAQQSSAVGWRAFDGNKNRYWLNENLMNQQMQPFREGLYLYHRLAFDNMAKNPEQSRAHIISVLNKIKKVENIKPGSFLVRTFFDAKADEIVNVFTEASLQQKQQAFNLLRELDPTNVEKYEQIMRN; from the coding sequence ATGAAACTAACTAAATTGTTCTTAATTGATTGCCTGCTGCCTACTGCTACTGCCAACTTTTTCATTATTGCCTACTGTCTACTGCCTTCTGCCAACTGTTTTCCCCAGGAATTAAATTGCAACATTATTCTCAACACCGAGAATATTCAAACTACCGAAAAAGAGATCTTTCAGGATATGCAGGCGGCTTTTTGGGAATTCATGAATAATCGCAGATGGACAAACGATATATTCAGGCCTGAAGAAAGGATTAACTGCAATCTTTTCTTTACTTTTACCGATATGCCTTCCATCAGCAGCTTTAAAGCTACGGTACAGATCCAGTCTACAAGGCCGGTTTATGGAACCGGTTATGAATCAATACTGCTTAACTTCGTGGATAAACAATGGAGTTTTAATTATACAGAATCCCAACCCCTGGAATTTAATGAAAACAATTTTACTGACAACATCACATCTTTATTAGCCTATTATGCATACATCATCATTGGCCTGGATTATGATTCTTTTTCAAAGCTTGGAGGTTCTGATTATTATGAAAAAGCGCTCAATATTGTCAATAATGCCCAGCAATCTTCTGCAGTTGGCTGGAGAGCATTTGACGGAAACAAAAACCGCTATTGGCTTAATGAAAATCTGATGAACCAGCAAATGCAGCCTTTCAGGGAAGGCTTATACCTTTATCACAGGCTGGCTTTTGACAATATGGCCAAGAACCCTGAACAAAGCAGAGCACATATAATCTCCGTATTGAATAAAATAAAAAAAGTAGAAAATATAAAACCCGGATCTTTTTTAGTCCGCACTTTCTTCGATGCAAAAGCTGATGAAATAGTCAATGTCTTTACAGAAGCCAGTCTTCAGCAAAAACAACAAGCTTTCAATCTGTTAAGGGAGCTGGATCCTACCAATGTGGAGAAATATGAGCAGATCATGAGGAATTAG
- the recN gene encoding DNA repair protein RecN, which produces MLKHLTIKNYALIKHLEMQPSSEFNIITGETGAGKSIMLGAIGLLLGNRADTKTLYDKSQKCVIEGNFDVTGYPVKEIFEEEELDYENETIIRREINQNGKSRAFINDTPVMLETLKKVGDQLIDIHSQHETILLGSSNFQLKVVDSVAGNQELLNDYKEIFTQHKTLETAYNELVNNATNAKKELDYHSFLLNELNEAHLEPGEQETLQEELKLLENAEEIKSKLNLLLDQLSNSEQAVTDTLHHAVNELEKLCSFSDKYENLKKRAESCFIELKDIVDEIEKQDSNIDFDQGKTEQVQERLSLIYNLQQKHQVNSVKDLLNIQMETELRVNKTLNLDQEIATLKDKLEHAQSQLKKASKQLTERRAAVIPKIEEKLTKLLTDLGMPDATIKIEHNIADPGINGADNITFLFSASKGIEPKELKKVASGGEFSRLLLCTKYLIADKTALPTIIFDEIDSGISGEIAIKVGNMMQGMSQNHQLFTISHLPQIAARGTAHYFVYKDNTNEKAVSRIKKLTNDERIAEIAEMIGGEKPSSAVLQNAREMLAV; this is translated from the coding sequence ATGCTCAAACACCTCACAATAAAAAACTACGCATTAATAAAGCACCTCGAAATGCAGCCCTCCTCTGAATTTAATATCATCACCGGAGAAACCGGAGCCGGGAAGTCAATCATGCTGGGCGCTATAGGGCTGCTGCTGGGCAACAGGGCTGATACAAAAACGCTTTACGACAAATCCCAAAAATGTGTTATAGAAGGAAATTTTGATGTGACGGGCTACCCTGTTAAAGAAATATTTGAAGAGGAAGAGCTTGATTATGAAAATGAAACCATTATCAGGCGTGAAATAAATCAAAACGGCAAATCAAGGGCTTTTATCAATGATACACCCGTAATGCTGGAAACCCTGAAAAAAGTAGGCGACCAGCTCATTGATATCCATTCCCAGCACGAAACCATCTTGCTGGGCTCATCCAACTTCCAGTTAAAGGTGGTTGACTCGGTTGCCGGCAACCAGGAATTATTAAATGATTATAAGGAAATTTTTACTCAACACAAAACCCTGGAAACGGCATATAACGAACTTGTCAACAATGCGACCAATGCAAAAAAAGAGCTGGATTACCATTCATTCCTGCTCAATGAGCTTAATGAAGCGCACCTGGAGCCTGGTGAGCAGGAAACACTGCAGGAAGAGCTTAAGCTTCTTGAAAATGCGGAGGAAATTAAATCAAAACTTAACCTGCTGCTTGATCAGCTTTCAAATTCTGAGCAAGCGGTAACCGATACGCTCCATCATGCCGTAAATGAATTGGAAAAGCTTTGCTCATTTTCAGATAAATATGAAAACCTTAAAAAAAGAGCAGAAAGTTGTTTTATTGAGCTCAAAGATATTGTGGATGAAATAGAAAAACAGGATTCCAACATTGATTTTGATCAGGGTAAAACTGAGCAGGTACAGGAACGGCTTTCCCTCATATACAATTTACAACAAAAGCACCAGGTTAATTCAGTTAAAGACCTGTTGAATATTCAAATGGAGACGGAACTAAGGGTAAATAAAACGCTCAATCTCGATCAGGAGATTGCCACGCTTAAAGATAAGTTAGAGCATGCACAGAGCCAGTTAAAGAAAGCATCCAAACAGCTCACTGAAAGGAGAGCCGCTGTAATTCCAAAAATAGAGGAGAAGCTTACAAAATTGCTCACCGACCTCGGCATGCCAGATGCCACCATCAAAATTGAACACAACATCGCTGATCCCGGCATTAACGGGGCAGATAATATTACATTTCTTTTCAGCGCCAGCAAGGGAATTGAGCCAAAGGAGCTTAAAAAGGTAGCCTCTGGCGGTGAATTCTCACGGCTTCTGTTGTGCACAAAATATCTTATCGCAGATAAAACAGCGTTACCTACCATCATTTTTGATGAAATAGATTCGGGTATTTCAGGGGAGATCGCCATAAAAGTCGGCAATATGATGCAAGGTATGTCGCAAAACCACCAGTTGTTCACCATCAGTCATTTACCACAGATCGCTGCCCGGGGCACTGCTCATTATTTTGTTTATAAAGACAATACAAATGAAAAAGCAGTGAGCAGGATCAAAAAACTTACGAATGATGAAAGAATTGCTGAAATTGCGGAGATGATAGGAGGGGAGAAACCATCTTCTGCGGTGTTGCAAAATGCCAGGGAGATGCTTGCTGTTTGA
- a CDS encoding nodulation protein NfeD: protein MFRTIILFTILLFSSFSAIDSRVKVLVIEIKAQIDPRMSRYIKLAFEEAKSIDADYIVIDMNTYGGIVVDADTIRTRILNSAIPVYVFINNNAASAGALISIACDSIYMVSGANIGAATVVTEDGKAAPDKYQSYMRSMMRSTAEAKGRDPKIAEAMVEEKLGVDSVSQVGQVVTFTTSEAIKNGFCEGEVNSIEDILAKCKIENYELIHFKLGSAEKVIAFFLNPVVSGILMMVIIMGIYFELQTPGVGFPLIASIIAATLYFSPYYLNGLAAHWEIAMFFAGLVLIGLEVLVIPGFGIAGISGIILTFFSLILVMISNDLFDFSYVNTDEIYNAALTLFIGLTGGILVITVGGVKFFNSKMFQKIALLKKLESKKGFTSKFTTQPMTGSKGTTYTVLRPSGKVMIEGSLFDANSRGEFIDKNTEVVVIGESGTSLTVKAHGA, encoded by the coding sequence ATGTTCAGGACGATAATACTTTTTACCATTTTGCTGTTCAGTAGCTTTTCAGCCATTGACAGCCGCGTCAAAGTTTTGGTAATAGAGATCAAAGCGCAGATAGACCCGCGAATGAGCAGGTATATTAAGCTGGCTTTTGAAGAAGCAAAAAGCATAGATGCAGACTATATCGTCATTGATATGAATACTTATGGGGGTATCGTGGTTGATGCTGATACTATCAGAACCAGGATATTAAATTCAGCTATACCTGTTTATGTTTTTATCAATAATAATGCCGCCTCGGCAGGAGCATTGATCTCTATTGCCTGCGATAGTATTTACATGGTATCGGGCGCCAATATTGGCGCTGCAACGGTAGTAACGGAAGATGGTAAAGCTGCGCCTGATAAATACCAATCATATATGCGGTCAATGATGCGTTCAACTGCCGAAGCAAAAGGCAGGGACCCAAAAATTGCAGAGGCAATGGTAGAGGAAAAATTAGGGGTTGATAGTGTCTCTCAGGTAGGGCAGGTAGTCACTTTTACTACATCAGAAGCAATAAAAAACGGGTTCTGTGAAGGAGAAGTCAATTCAATTGAAGACATCCTGGCAAAATGCAAAATAGAAAATTATGAATTAATACATTTTAAGCTCGGCAGCGCTGAAAAAGTCATTGCATTTTTTTTAAATCCGGTTGTAAGCGGTATCCTGATGATGGTCATAATAATGGGCATATATTTTGAGCTGCAAACGCCCGGTGTCGGTTTCCCGCTTATAGCATCTATCATAGCCGCTACCCTCTATTTTTCTCCCTACTATTTGAACGGACTGGCAGCGCATTGGGAAATAGCCATGTTTTTTGCAGGATTGGTACTTATTGGTTTGGAAGTGCTTGTGATACCCGGGTTTGGCATTGCAGGGATCTCCGGGATCATACTCACCTTTTTTTCCTTGATTTTGGTTATGATCAGTAACGACCTGTTTGACTTTTCTTATGTAAATACTGATGAAATTTACAATGCGGCTCTTACTTTATTTATCGGGTTAACCGGTGGTATCCTGGTGATAACGGTTGGAGGCGTAAAATTTTTCAACAGCAAAATGTTTCAAAAAATCGCTTTGCTGAAAAAACTTGAGTCAAAAAAAGGATTCACATCTAAATTTACCACGCAACCAATGACCGGCAGCAAAGGAACTACCTATACTGTATTGCGGCCAAGCGGTAAAGTAATGATAGAAGGCAGCTTATTTGATGCAAATAGCAGGGGGGAGTTTATAGATAAAAATACAGAGGTGGTCGTGATTGGAGAAAGCGGCACTTCGCTGACGGTGAAAGCGCATGGCGCGTAG
- a CDS encoding LysM peptidoglycan-binding domain-containing protein, which produces MCRTKFLLLFFLFSITCLQLTIADCKLLSVPTEYPGRATDSIGVVKKNGKVYILHKVEPKETLYGLSKRYGIPVEEIKEANPEIEQGLKIAQVIRVPLIKNTESINKSTTASISKGKKIHVVKQSQTLFSISKMYGITVDDIKKWNDLPGNDIKIGQPLVVGKSLKNKTLTNNEKVSSEGNKKDDQSEIVQKTHSNTGISEKESNVVYTKTGGYKKVIEKGLAEMISDKDFDNTKYLALHRIAPVGTIMHVKNAKNGVSVFVRIIGTLSDNQTNENVVLKISKKAFDRLFAEDKKFAVVISYIP; this is translated from the coding sequence ATGTGCAGAACTAAATTCTTGTTATTATTTTTCCTGTTTTCTATAACCTGTTTACAATTGACCATAGCCGATTGTAAATTGTTAAGTGTTCCCACCGAATACCCGGGTAGGGCAACTGATTCAATAGGTGTAGTGAAAAAAAATGGTAAGGTTTATATTCTTCATAAAGTAGAGCCAAAGGAAACACTTTATGGGCTTAGCAAAAGATATGGCATTCCAGTAGAAGAAATAAAGGAGGCAAATCCTGAAATAGAACAGGGTTTGAAAATTGCCCAGGTGATCCGGGTACCTCTTATTAAAAATACCGAAAGTATTAATAAAAGTACAACTGCTTCAATATCCAAAGGTAAGAAAATACATGTAGTGAAGCAATCTCAAACTTTATTTAGTATTTCCAAAATGTATGGGATTACGGTAGATGATATAAAAAAATGGAATGATTTACCCGGTAATGACATTAAGATCGGCCAGCCATTGGTTGTTGGGAAAAGTTTGAAGAACAAAACACTGACCAATAATGAAAAAGTATCTTCCGAAGGCAATAAGAAAGATGATCAATCGGAGATAGTACAAAAAACACATTCCAATACCGGTATATCTGAAAAGGAGAGTAACGTAGTTTATACCAAAACGGGCGGCTATAAAAAAGTGATAGAAAAAGGGCTTGCAGAAATGATCAGTGACAAAGATTTTGATAACACCAAATATTTAGCGCTTCACCGAATAGCGCCAGTTGGCACGATCATGCATGTAAAGAATGCGAAAAACGGTGTAAGCGTGTTTGTCAGGATCATCGGTACACTCTCAGATAACCAAACCAATGAAAATGTGGTCTTAAAGATCTCAAAAAAGGCCTTTGATCGCCTTTTTGCCGAAGATAAAAAGTTTGCAGTGGTGATTTCGTATATTCCGTAA
- a CDS encoding acyl-CoA desaturase has product MRPKTVKFSKAANSDFNRTLRQRVNEYFIANNISKYADSGMVWKTIFMTALYFIPYAFIISGIFINTWIIFSLWIIMGIGIAGIGLSVTHDAIHGAYSPQKKVNMFLGYLLNIIGGSAANWEIQHNVLHHRFTNIDGFDEDITPVKVLRFSPHQKRYFIHRIQHIYVWFFYGLITLSWVLMKDYDRIFKYEKMGMFKEQNKTLNGLLIEIAITKLFYYFYMIVIPMLVSPVPWWQTLAFFFCMHFVAGLMLGCVFQPAHVMQTSEYPVPDLGGNVKNDWSIHQILTTANYSPSSKLLYWFVGGLNYQIEHHLFPNICHIHYKKLSTIVRETALEYGLPYHSQPSFTWALWYHAKMLRYLGTNDKF; this is encoded by the coding sequence ATGAGACCTAAAACAGTAAAGTTTTCTAAAGCTGCAAACTCTGATTTTAACAGAACGTTAAGACAAAGAGTTAACGAATATTTCATAGCTAATAATATTTCTAAATATGCAGATTCAGGAATGGTTTGGAAAACAATTTTTATGACCGCATTATATTTCATTCCCTATGCTTTTATAATTTCAGGCATTTTCATCAATACCTGGATTATTTTCAGCTTGTGGATCATTATGGGAATTGGAATAGCAGGTATCGGTTTATCTGTTACTCACGATGCAATTCATGGGGCATATTCACCCCAAAAGAAGGTAAATATGTTCCTTGGTTATTTATTGAATATCATTGGTGGAAGTGCAGCAAATTGGGAAATTCAGCATAATGTGCTTCATCATCGTTTCACCAATATAGACGGTTTTGATGAGGATATAACACCCGTAAAGGTATTGCGTTTCTCTCCTCATCAAAAGCGATATTTTATTCATAGAATACAACATATTTATGTATGGTTTTTTTATGGTTTAATAACGTTGTCCTGGGTTTTAATGAAAGATTATGACCGGATATTCAAATATGAAAAAATGGGCATGTTTAAGGAGCAAAATAAAACTTTAAATGGATTATTAATTGAAATCGCCATAACTAAGCTGTTTTACTACTTCTATATGATTGTGATACCAATGTTGGTATCACCTGTACCCTGGTGGCAAACTTTAGCCTTTTTCTTTTGTATGCATTTTGTAGCCGGATTGATGTTAGGATGTGTATTTCAGCCTGCACATGTGATGCAAACATCTGAATATCCTGTGCCGGACCTGGGTGGAAATGTGAAAAATGATTGGTCAATACATCAAATACTTACAACGGCCAATTATTCCCCTTCCAGTAAATTATTATATTGGTTTGTCGGAGGACTAAATTATCAAATAGAACACCATTTATTTCCAAATATTTGTCATATTCATTACAAAAAGCTATCAACAATTGTTAGAGAAACAGCACTGGAATATGGATTGCCTTATCATAGCCAACCAAGTTTTACCTGGGCACTTTGGTACCATGCTAAAATGCTCAGGTATCTGGGCACAAATGATAAGTTTTGA
- a CDS encoding helix-turn-helix transcriptional regulator, which produces MVTINSITEIGQYLRNRRTKKGLRLFDVAKGTDIDTTMLSKIERGERLPTFEQVKRIADFFGISEKTLRIQVTAKKIIKEYGLNETTLNAVKLVKEQVIPYLKKKKNEKTG; this is translated from the coding sequence ATGGTAACTATAAATTCAATAACGGAAATAGGTCAATATCTCAGAAACAGAAGAACAAAAAAAGGCCTAAGATTATTTGATGTGGCAAAGGGAACTGATATTGACACTACAATGTTGAGTAAGATAGAAAGAGGCGAACGTCTTCCGACATTTGAACAAGTTAAACGAATTGCTGATTTTTTTGGAATTTCTGAGAAAACCCTCAGAATTCAAGTGACAGCGAAAAAAATAATCAAAGAATATGGGCTTAATGAAACAACCCTAAACGCTGTTAAACTTGTTAAGGAACAAGTTATTCCTTATCTAAAAAAAAAGAAAAATGAAAAAACTGGTTAA
- a CDS encoding site-specific DNA-methyltransferase, whose translation MSKYPDNSFDMAICDPPYGASTRASWKYDREKKLNGFGGNWNLANHDWDLLTGNEIFAFAYQWLSELKRLVKPTGSIWIHSTYHNSGFVNVICQLLELEIINEVVWYKRNAFPNLARRRLTASHETILWVHTGGNKRQYTFNYEDVKQVRFKGDNLKEPGKQLRTVWDIPNNKNKNEIAFGNHPTQKPLRLSDRLLMISGTKGGKLLVPFAGSGTELIAGLKYGMEVVGFETNQEYIDLAEKRLNEYLEVTKSQLVLEC comes from the coding sequence ATGTCAAAATATCCTGATAATTCCTTTGACATGGCTATTTGCGACCCTCCTTATGGTGCATCAACAAGGGCATCTTGGAAGTACGACAGAGAGAAAAAACTCAATGGGTTTGGCGGGAACTGGAATCTCGCTAATCACGATTGGGATTTGCTGACAGGTAACGAAATTTTCGCATTCGCTTATCAATGGCTTTCAGAACTCAAACGACTTGTTAAACCGACCGGTTCGATATGGATTCACTCCACTTACCATAATTCCGGTTTCGTTAATGTAATTTGCCAATTGCTTGAATTAGAAATAATCAATGAGGTTGTATGGTACAAGCGAAACGCTTTCCCAAATCTTGCTAGAAGACGACTAACCGCAAGCCATGAAACAATCCTTTGGGTACACACCGGAGGCAATAAACGTCAATATACTTTTAATTATGAAGATGTAAAACAGGTACGTTTCAAGGGAGACAACCTAAAGGAACCCGGAAAGCAACTCAGAACAGTTTGGGACATCCCGAATAACAAAAACAAGAATGAAATAGCTTTCGGCAATCATCCCACACAGAAACCATTAAGATTATCAGACCGATTACTAATGATTTCAGGAACCAAAGGCGGTAAACTTCTCGTGCCTTTTGCAGGTTCAGGAACAGAACTGATTGCAGGGCTGAAATACGGTATGGAAGTCGTTGGCTTTGAAACAAATCAGGAATATATTGACCTTGCTGAAAAACGATTGAACGAATATCTGGAAGTCACGAAAAGCCAATTAGTATTAGAATGTTGA
- a CDS encoding DNA adenine methylase, giving the protein MLKPNSKVEAVIKWSGSKRQVAPQIGRLIPKVTKRYFEPFIGSGAMLPFRKAQVGIAGDIITELVDLWNTIKNEPEKTAIEYLQRWSRLQAEGYQVYYEVRDSFNAMRNPHDFLFLTRTCVNGLIRFNSNGDFNNSFHLSRPGINPEKLKEIIFKWHYFIQDVTFQNTDYRTTLDSVEKDDFIFLDPPYGGTKGRYTKDEFCLDSFFNELQRLNSLGANWILTFDGVAGEREYDYKLPEELYENKVLIKTGNSPFTKMMKTNIDAVYESVYLNFNPPTKLLGNFHQEVSKEPTMF; this is encoded by the coding sequence ATGTTGAAACCAAATTCCAAAGTCGAGGCGGTAATAAAATGGTCAGGCAGCAAGCGACAAGTCGCCCCCCAAATAGGCCGTTTAATCCCTAAAGTCACCAAAAGGTACTTTGAACCGTTTATCGGAAGTGGTGCTATGCTGCCATTCCGCAAAGCACAGGTAGGCATTGCTGGGGATATCATTACCGAACTCGTTGACCTTTGGAATACTATAAAAAACGAACCTGAAAAAACTGCCATAGAATATCTACAGCGTTGGAGCAGATTGCAAGCAGAAGGTTATCAGGTTTACTATGAAGTGAGGGACTCTTTCAATGCGATGAGAAATCCTCACGATTTTCTTTTTCTTACGAGAACCTGCGTCAATGGCCTTATTAGGTTCAATTCAAATGGCGACTTCAATAATTCATTTCATTTAAGCAGACCCGGTATAAATCCGGAAAAACTGAAAGAGATAATATTTAAATGGCATTATTTCATCCAAGACGTTACTTTTCAAAACACCGATTACCGAACCACCCTTGACAGTGTGGAAAAGGATGATTTCATTTTTCTTGACCCTCCCTATGGTGGAACCAAAGGCCGATACACGAAAGACGAATTTTGTCTTGATTCCTTTTTCAATGAATTGCAACGGCTCAATTCGCTTGGGGCTAACTGGATTCTCACATTTGACGGAGTTGCCGGAGAAAGAGAATATGATTACAAGTTACCGGAGGAACTTTACGAAAACAAAGTGTTAATTAAGACAGGCAACTCACCGTTTACTAAAATGATGAAAACAAACATAGATGCGGTGTACGAATCAGTGTATCTTAACTTCAATCCCCCCACTAAACTGCTCGGCAATTTTCATCAAGAGGTTAGCAAAGAACCCACAATGTTTTGA
- a CDS encoding HNH endonuclease encodes MTTKKKSTKIPPKTEAEVMFKSNLQCCVCQKKGDHIHHLDSVRTNNDFDNLALLCFKHHNFATIKGSLSKKLSRQAIIKFREHHYQVIENERQKTLGALNNPIIELNEEALLTASKNAIIIIEIEKIKEEYFSANWDKREKIIGQLNKFSNHSNFRIAFEVFEFLSEAAGQTRGGMTYNMATSIFGTALDFSPSLHDEEKREQAIQIAKQCIHIGDNIAYDAFIHLRNLAVAMWGLTIIKFIYRKAKENNIQELKDEINRTYKELEATLRRPERTDLENAQEMLKVFKDDLDEWSLSFPPLPNRLMKIIDTDNKK; translated from the coding sequence ATGACGACAAAAAAGAAATCGACAAAAATACCACCTAAGACAGAGGCGGAAGTAATGTTTAAATCGAACTTACAATGTTGTGTTTGCCAAAAAAAAGGCGACCATATTCACCATTTGGACAGTGTTAGAACTAACAACGACTTTGACAACCTTGCTTTACTATGCTTTAAACATCATAATTTTGCGACAATTAAAGGAAGCTTGAGTAAAAAACTTTCTCGACAAGCAATAATCAAATTTAGAGAACATCATTATCAAGTCATCGAAAACGAAAGACAAAAAACGCTTGGGGCACTTAATAATCCAATCATAGAATTGAACGAAGAAGCCCTTTTGACAGCATCAAAAAATGCAATAATCATAATAGAAATTGAAAAAATAAAAGAAGAATACTTCAGTGCAAATTGGGACAAAAGAGAAAAAATAATAGGACAACTGAATAAATTTTCCAACCATTCTAATTTCCGGATAGCATTTGAGGTTTTTGAATTTCTCTCAGAAGCCGCAGGTCAGACAAGAGGGGGAATGACATATAATATGGCAACTTCCATTTTTGGTACTGCCCTTGACTTCTCTCCTTCATTACACGATGAAGAAAAAAGAGAACAAGCAATCCAAATTGCAAAACAATGTATTCATATCGGAGACAACATTGCTTATGACGCTTTTATTCATTTACGGAATTTGGCAGTAGCAATGTGGGGGTTGACTATAATCAAATTTATTTATCGTAAAGCAAAGGAAAATAATATTCAAGAATTGAAGGACGAAATTAATCGTACCTACAAAGAATTAGAAGCAACACTTCGCAGACCTGAAAGAACTGATTTAGAAAATGCACAGGAAATGCTTAAAGTGTTTAAGGACGACCTAGACGAATGGAGTTTGAGTTTTCCTCCTCTACCAAATCGTCTAATGAAAATTATTGACACAGACAATAAAAAATAG
- a CDS encoding TIGR02757 family protein produces the protein MHTNWRILKEFLDQKAALYNRPDFIPNDPISIPHQFTKKHDIEIMGFWAAILAWGQRKTIINKCNELIKLMDGAPYDFIMNHKESDLKPFLNFKHRTFNATDTLYFIAFFKDYYSKNESLEDAFTCEMAPLTGDHPKGWYDATPNGRPPERVARWEMEKALINFHNLFFSLDDYPHRTKKHIPTPAKKSACKRLNMFLRWMVRKDDKGVDFGIWQMKPSQLVCPCDVHVDKTARKLGLITRKQTDWLTALELTENLKQFDPDDPVKYDFALFGVGKFEMAEFELGIADFRC, from the coding sequence ATGCACACAAATTGGAGAATCCTTAAAGAATTTTTAGATCAAAAAGCAGCGTTATATAACAGACCCGATTTTATCCCAAACGACCCCATCTCAATTCCCCATCAATTCACAAAAAAGCATGATATTGAGATCATGGGATTTTGGGCTGCCATCCTTGCCTGGGGGCAGCGTAAAACCATCATTAATAAATGTAATGAATTGATTAAATTAATGGATGGCGCTCCTTACGACTTCATTATGAATCATAAAGAGAGCGATCTGAAACCATTTTTGAACTTTAAGCACAGAACATTTAATGCGACCGATACGCTCTATTTTATTGCTTTTTTCAAAGATTATTATTCTAAAAATGAATCGCTTGAAGACGCCTTTACGTGTGAGATGGCACCCCTAACGGGTGACCACCCGAAAGGGTGGTATGATGCCACCCCTAACGGGCGACCACCCGAAAGGGTGGCAAGATGGGAGATGGAAAAAGCATTAATCAACTTTCACAACCTGTTTTTTAGCCTTGATGACTACCCTCACAGAACGAAAAAGCATATTCCAACTCCGGCAAAAAAATCTGCTTGTAAACGGTTGAATATGTTTTTGAGGTGGATGGTTAGAAAAGACGATAAGGGCGTAGATTTTGGTATTTGGCAGATGAAACCTTCACAATTAGTTTGCCCTTGTGACGTGCATGTGGATAAGACAGCCCGCAAATTGGGTTTAATTACCCGTAAGCAAACCGATTGGCTCACTGCTTTAGAGCTAACGGAAAATTTAAAGCAATTTGATCCTGACGATCCCGTGAAATATGATTTTGCATTGTTTGGAGTGGGAAAGTTTGAGATGGCGGAATTCGAATTGGGGATTGCGGATTTTAGATGTTAA
- a CDS encoding antibiotic biosynthesis monooxygenase — translation MLVRIVRMTFKEENVEKFLKIFKDSKSKIRNFKGCTHLELMKDYHQDNIFVTYSLWENEKCLNEYRNSELFKEVWKNTKKLFSEKSVAFSLRKTDF, via the coding sequence ATGCTTGTAAGAATCGTCAGAATGACTTTTAAAGAAGAAAATGTAGAGAAGTTTTTGAAGATATTTAAGGATTCTAAGAGCAAGATCAGGAATTTCAAGGGCTGTACTCATTTAGAGCTTATGAAAGATTATCATCAGGATAATATTTTTGTAACTTACAGCTTATGGGAAAATGAGAAATGCCTTAATGAATACAGAAACTCTGAACTTTTTAAAGAAGTCTGGAAAAATACTAAAAAATTATTCTCCGAAAAATCGGTTGCCTTTTCGCTGCGTAAAACCGATTTTTAA